The following are from one region of the Microbacterium paraoxydans genome:
- a CDS encoding cystathionine beta-synthase, translating to MKYADSIVDLVGDTPLVKLQHVTEGIACTVLVKLEYLNPGGSAKDRIAARIIDAAEAAGDLQPGGTIVEPTSGNTGVGLALVAQQRGYRCVFVLPDKVGEDKIDVLRAYGAEVVVTPTSVPADSPESYYSVSDRLAREIPGAFKPNQYENPNGPRSHYETTGPEIWRDTDGRVTHFVAGVGTGGTITGTGRYLREVSDDAVRIIGVDPEGSVYSGGTGRPYLVEGVGEDIWPGAYDPAVPHEIVAVGDAESFAMTRRLAREEGILVGGSSGMAVVGALRVAKDLPADAVMVVLLPDGGRGYLGKIFNDGWMRSYGFSEVEEGETVADVLAARASRHGLPDLVHAHPTDTVLEAIGMMTEYEVSQLVVLSAEPPVMMGEVVGTVDEKGLLDLLFRGDAEPSDAVGAHVGERLPLIGIHAPVAQARAALADADALLVTEDGKPHTVLTRQDLLGYLSR from the coding sequence GGGTCGGCGAAGGATCGGATCGCGGCCCGCATCATCGACGCCGCCGAGGCCGCGGGCGATCTGCAGCCGGGGGGCACGATCGTCGAGCCCACGAGCGGCAACACCGGCGTCGGGCTCGCCCTCGTGGCGCAGCAGCGCGGCTACCGGTGCGTCTTCGTGCTCCCGGACAAGGTGGGCGAGGACAAGATCGACGTGCTCCGCGCGTACGGTGCGGAGGTCGTCGTGACCCCGACCTCCGTCCCGGCGGACAGCCCGGAGTCGTACTACAGCGTGAGCGACCGGCTGGCACGGGAGATCCCCGGGGCCTTCAAGCCGAACCAGTACGAGAACCCGAACGGGCCGCGCAGCCACTACGAGACGACCGGGCCGGAGATCTGGCGCGACACCGACGGGCGCGTCACGCACTTCGTCGCCGGCGTGGGGACGGGCGGCACGATCACCGGCACGGGACGCTATCTGCGCGAGGTGTCCGACGACGCGGTGCGCATCATCGGGGTCGATCCGGAGGGCAGCGTGTACAGCGGCGGCACCGGCCGGCCCTATCTCGTCGAGGGCGTGGGCGAGGACATCTGGCCCGGTGCCTACGATCCCGCCGTCCCGCACGAGATCGTCGCGGTCGGCGATGCGGAGTCGTTCGCGATGACGCGGCGCCTGGCCCGCGAGGAGGGCATCCTCGTCGGCGGCTCCAGCGGCATGGCCGTCGTCGGGGCGCTGCGGGTGGCGAAGGACCTGCCGGCGGATGCGGTCATGGTCGTGCTCCTCCCGGATGGCGGACGCGGCTACCTGGGCAAGATCTTCAACGACGGCTGGATGCGCTCCTACGGGTTCAGCGAGGTGGAGGAGGGGGAGACGGTCGCCGACGTGCTCGCCGCCCGGGCCTCCCGCCACGGCCTTCCCGACCTCGTGCACGCGCACCCCACCGACACGGTGCTCGAGGCGATCGGCATGATGACGGAGTACGAGGTCTCTCAGCTCGTCGTCCTCAGCGCGGAGCCGCCCGTGATGATGGGCGAGGTCGTGGGCACCGTCGATGAGAAGGGCCTTCTCGACCTGCTCTTCCGGGGCGACGCCGAACCGAGCGACGCCGTCGGCGCACACGTGGGGGAGCGGCTGCCGCTCATCGGCATCCACGCGCCGGTCGCGCAGGCACGGGCCGCGCTCGCCGACGCCGACGCCCTCCTCGTCACCGAGGACGGCAAGCCGCACACCGTGCTGACCCGACAGGACCTGCTCGGCTACCTCTCCCGGTGA
- a CDS encoding cystathionine gamma-synthase has translation MSDHDHAFATRAIHAGQAPDPITGAIIPPIYQSSTHVQDGIGGFRDGYEYNRAGNPTRSSLETQLAALEGGVGALSFASGLAAEDALLRGILKPGDHVLLGNDVYGGTYRLLTKVLAPWGIDTTTVELSDVDVIRAAIRPETRIVWLETPSNPLLKVVDIALIVEVAHAAGALVVVDNTFASPALQQPLALGADLVVHSTTKYLGGHSDVLGGAVVFGDDRFVEAVKFQQFAVGAVSAPLDAWLTTRGIKTLAVRVRQHSENAQAIAEWAQARPEFAQVFYPGLPSHPGHGIAARQMSGFGGMLSLGLAAGADAARAFAESTHVFQLAESLGGVESLIGYPPEMTHASVRGTELAVPENVVRLSVGIEDVADLIADLEEGLARIAR, from the coding sequence ATGTCCGACCACGACCACGCCTTCGCTACCCGAGCCATCCACGCCGGACAGGCGCCCGACCCGATCACCGGGGCGATCATCCCGCCGATCTATCAGTCGTCGACGCACGTGCAGGACGGCATCGGCGGCTTCCGGGACGGCTACGAGTACAACCGTGCGGGCAACCCGACGCGCTCCTCGCTGGAGACGCAGCTCGCCGCTCTCGAGGGCGGGGTCGGGGCGCTGTCGTTCGCGTCCGGTCTCGCCGCCGAGGACGCGTTGCTGCGCGGCATCCTCAAGCCCGGCGACCACGTGCTCCTCGGGAACGACGTCTACGGCGGCACCTACCGCCTGCTCACGAAGGTGCTCGCGCCGTGGGGGATCGACACGACCACGGTCGAGCTCTCCGACGTCGACGTGATCCGCGCGGCGATCCGACCCGAGACGCGCATCGTGTGGCTGGAGACGCCGAGCAACCCGCTGCTGAAGGTCGTCGACATCGCGCTCATCGTCGAGGTGGCGCACGCGGCCGGTGCCCTCGTCGTGGTGGACAACACGTTCGCCTCGCCGGCTCTGCAGCAGCCGCTCGCGCTCGGCGCCGATCTCGTCGTGCACTCGACGACGAAGTACCTGGGCGGGCACTCCGACGTGCTGGGCGGCGCCGTCGTCTTCGGCGACGACCGCTTCGTCGAGGCCGTGAAGTTCCAGCAGTTCGCGGTGGGGGCGGTCTCGGCGCCGCTGGACGCCTGGCTGACGACCCGCGGCATCAAGACGCTCGCGGTGCGGGTGCGCCAGCACTCCGAGAACGCGCAGGCCATCGCCGAATGGGCCCAGGCGCGGCCGGAGTTCGCGCAGGTGTTCTATCCCGGCCTCCCGTCGCACCCCGGTCACGGGATCGCGGCGCGGCAGATGAGCGGCTTCGGCGGCATGCTGTCGCTCGGTCTCGCCGCGGGGGCGGACGCCGCCCGGGCCTTCGCCGAGAGCACGCACGTGTTCCAGCTCGCCGAGTCGCTCGGCGGCGTGGAGTCGCTCATCGGGTACCCGCCGGAGATGACCCACGCGTCGGTCCGCGGCACGGAGCTCGCGGTGCCGGAGAACGTCGTGCGGCTCTCGGTCGGCATCGAGGACGTGGCTGACCTCATCGCGGATCTCGAGGAGGGTCTCGCCCGCATCGCCCGCTGA
- a CDS encoding GNAT family N-acetyltransferase, with translation MSRIRPYRPTDRPAMFEICLRTADAGGDATGVLSDDELWGNLFAVPYVERHPDLAWVVEAEDGRTIGYIVATDDTDAFYAWFRDEWWPGLHARYPRSADPQTREEKLIEYGYTREPGVEPHAAEYPAHLHIDLLPETQGQGLGRGLIETLFAELRRRGVPALHLGMDPANSGAAAFYGRLGMTVLPSAPGGLTYGVRFDG, from the coding sequence GTGTCGCGCATCCGTCCCTACCGTCCGACCGATCGCCCGGCGATGTTCGAGATCTGCCTGCGGACGGCCGACGCCGGGGGAGACGCCACCGGGGTGCTGTCCGATGACGAGCTGTGGGGGAACCTCTTCGCGGTGCCGTACGTCGAACGGCACCCGGACCTCGCCTGGGTCGTCGAGGCGGAGGACGGGCGCACCATCGGCTACATCGTCGCCACCGACGACACCGACGCCTTCTACGCCTGGTTCCGCGACGAGTGGTGGCCCGGCCTGCACGCGCGCTATCCGCGATCGGCGGACCCGCAGACGCGCGAGGAGAAGCTGATCGAGTACGGCTACACCAGGGAGCCGGGGGTCGAGCCGCATGCCGCCGAGTACCCGGCGCATCTGCACATCGACCTGCTCCCGGAGACCCAGGGGCAGGGACTCGGTCGCGGTCTCATCGAGACGCTCTTCGCCGAGCTGCGCCGGCGCGGTGTCCCGGCGCTGCACCTCGGCATGGATCCCGCGAACTCCGGCGCGGCCGCGTTCTACGGGCGGCTCGGCATGACCGTGCTCCCGTCCGCACCCGGTGGTCTGACGTACGGGGTGCGCTTCGACGGCTGA
- a CDS encoding phosphatase PAP2 family protein: protein MNRRMLLWWGVACLLLATALGALVVFVYPQTPGLDQWWNDTIAAVRADWMLSFALALNWIGGGWVAILAVPLATIAVLLLLRRWRGALFAALCFLVSAGAVQLLKNVFGRARPHDMLVVSDYGSFPSGHTANAATIALVLWVLFPRVWVAIVGAAWIVLMALSRTFLSVHWATDTLGGAFVGAGVVLVLAAWLVPWVRRDVEATARADRLSET, encoded by the coding sequence ATGAATCGACGGATGCTGCTGTGGTGGGGCGTCGCCTGCCTCCTCCTGGCCACTGCCCTCGGCGCTCTCGTCGTCTTCGTGTATCCGCAGACGCCCGGCCTCGACCAGTGGTGGAACGACACGATCGCCGCGGTCCGCGCGGACTGGATGCTGAGCTTCGCCCTCGCGCTGAACTGGATCGGCGGTGGCTGGGTCGCCATCCTCGCCGTGCCGCTGGCGACCATCGCCGTCCTGCTGTTGTTGCGCCGATGGCGGGGGGCGCTGTTCGCCGCGTTGTGCTTCCTCGTCAGCGCCGGAGCCGTCCAGCTCCTGAAGAACGTCTTCGGCCGTGCCCGGCCGCACGACATGCTCGTGGTGAGCGACTACGGCTCGTTCCCGTCCGGTCATACCGCGAATGCGGCGACCATCGCCCTGGTGCTCTGGGTGCTCTTCCCGCGGGTGTGGGTGGCGATCGTGGGGGCGGCCTGGATCGTGCTCATGGCGCTGTCGCGCACCTTCCTGTCGGTGCACTGGGCGACGGACACCCTCGGCGGGGCGTTCGTCGGTGCCGGCGTCGTCCTCGTGCTCGCCGCCTGGCTGGTGCCGTGGGTGCGACGCGACGTCGAGGCGACTGCCCGCGCCGATAGGCTGAGCGAAACCTGA